gccccaacaaattcCTAAGATGATAATCATgatggagcacctgagtggctcagttggttaagcatccaactcttgatttcagctcaggtcatgatctcatggtcgtgagactgagcccagcatcgggctttgtgctgggtgtggagcctgcctgcttaagattctctctctccctctcctgtccttccccatccatgttttctctctctctctctctcaaaaaaaaaagatggtaatcATGAAgtttttataagtatttattttttatttagcatttattaaCATAGGATGTCCCATGTAGTATTAATAAGTGAGTCAGAATTAGCTGCAGTCATCTAGAAACTTAAAATCTAAAACGGCACATTCAATAAAAGCACATATATAGAGAGATCAACTAAGTTGATACCTCACTTGTATGAATTTTGGTTGTCCAGGTAACTAGTCTTGAATACAACCAGAAATGTGGAAGTGGAAATTCCAAAAGGAATATTCAAGGTAGATGTCATAAAGTCTATATACAATAAAGCTAGTAGACTTTACAGAAAAGTCTATCATGTTTGCCTGTGAGGTGTTATACTCAGTTTAACTTTAGACTTTGTCAATGTAGCTTTTCACTATATCATTTTTTTACACATTCACATTAATTCATAGTTTGGATTATATGCTTGAAAAGGCATTCCCCATGTTCAGATTATTAGATAACAACATAAAGCTCAAAGGTAATTAATCATTACATTTCTGTCTATGATGCATAGTAAGtaattttgcttttctattatttttcaacaGTGAATACTCATTAAAATTATTCCCAAGAAAATTCTAGTGTATATTCAGGTATATGAGgcaaatttaaaagcaaatgtgGTCAGGGACTCCACAGATACAGGTTGAAGTGGGAGAGTCCAGTGATCTGTTTCTTCCTTAGTGATGTTTGGAAAGATAAAGAACATAAGTTTTCTGGATAGAGAGATTCACTCCCAttgaataataaatttattaattgcCAACTGGGTCCCTGATACTAAGCtacaaaaaacttaattttttttctgcctggaaaAATGTGCTTCCAGTACATAGTACTGTGCATAGTACCAGTATTGTGCATAGTACTTTGATCAATGATCTAATCATGTGATTAATGCCAGTTAGAGAAATGATATGGGGAGTAGAATAGAATCGAAGACATGGAAGGATAACCACATTCTTACAGATCTGTAATAGGACCTAGCATCATTTCAACAGATGTATTTCACTAGAAAACATTTTTGCCAttaaaacacattcttttaaaaaagggaacAGAAACTTGGCCTGATTTAAGGATAtatcatatatagatatagatataggtatatacCTTTTCATTGTAAAAAGTTTCCCTTATCTGTAACCTGTGCCTTATTCCAGTCTCATATTTACTCCATTGAAAATCTAGGCTGCCACATTTATATGGAATTGTTTAGGTTGTGCATCACATAACTGATTCTTTTGAGTGCCACAGAACTTAACAGTAACTATAGCTATTAGTGTTTCCCCTTTACTATACTGGGATGATTTccataaaaaccattaaaatggacttttaaataagaaatttttatCCCAGCTCCATGGACTCCTAGAAGTTGTCTGTGGATGGCTGCAGATGTGTGTCAGGGGTCAAAAAACTGTCTGAGttgtatggaatattttttctgaatgaaTATTGTTTTGTATGGAAAATTTGTTCTGGATGAATATTGTTTTCTGCACAATCATGAGCTTCTACAAGTAGGTGTggtcttaaaagcaacaagactCCCTACCCTAAAATATTACCCATTAATACCTGAAATTCTGTGACTAATAGATCATTCATTTAAGTGAAGCATTTTTCtctaagatctttttttaaagttaaaatttcccCAAGAGAGACAACATATTAGGTCCCTGAAATGTCCATGAATTCATTCCCCCCACTTTGAGTCCCCTACTATAAGTCAAGAAATTTATGTGTAATTATATTATTACAACAATCTTTAATATAGATAGTACTACAATATTgattatagatgtaaaaattgaagcctagagaggttaagtaatttccaGAAGGTTGTGTACATGGGTCATAATTAGCAAAACTAGGAATCAAACCCAACCTATGCCTTCCTTACCCTCAGCCCTGAACTAATGCCATGAAACTCCACAGAATAAGAAGAAAGATGCTTACTTTAATTAGGTGCATGATTTCTGGGCAATCATGAACCTCTGCAGGTCTTACTCGGAAAGAATTCATTCTTGGTTGCCTCATGCCTGATTGGCTCCTTCCTGGTTGGCTTATGCCTGGTTGGCTTGGGCCTGGTTTGTTCATGCCTGCTTTGCTTGTTCCTGCTTGACTTGTACCTGATTGACTCCAGCCTGGTTGCCTCATTCCTGGTTGATTCATTCTGAATTGTCTAAGGCCTGGTTGCCTCATGCCTGTTTGACTTGGGCCTGATTGCCTCAGGCTTAGTTGACTTGTGCTGAATTGGCTTGAGCATGGTAGCTTCATGCCTGGTTGGCTTGGGCCTGGTTGACTTATGCTGAATTGGCTCAGATCTGTTTGCCTCATACCTGATTGACTTGTGCCTGACTGGCTTGGGCCTGGTTTTCTCAGGCCTAGGTGGCATGTGCCTCCTTGCCTCACCCCTGATTGGCTCATACCTGGTTGTTTCATGCTCAGTTGGTTCATGTCAAGTAAACTTGTGTTCGGTTGGCTTATGTCCAGTTGGTACATACCAAATAAGCTCATTCCTGACTGGCTCATGCCTGGTTGATTCATGTCTGGTAAGCTTGATTGGTTCGTGCCTGATTGGTTCATGCCTAGTTGACTGAGGACTGGCTGGCAGATGATTGGTTGGCAGATGACTGTTTGGCCAATGACTAAGTGTCTTGATGGAACATAAGTTCTTGACTACAGTGCTGTGGTGGAAGGCAGTAGGaggtttctgttttttcttaatttgattgGTACTTTTAGATACCCCTCTATCAAGAtgagaatgggaaaaataatggaGGACTACCCAAAAAAGATTATTGATGCCTCCGATTTGCTGGAGTTGACCTCACCAGCGACCACAGCTGTAGGCTTGGCTAGGTTTCAGGTTGTCATCTGGCCCTTCTCTGCCAACAGGCCGTAagtgaggggaagaagaaaatgaccCTCGGGGAGTATTTCTGCTTTACCCCCTTGCACAGTCACTGCGTCATAGTAATGAAGTCACAATGCTCATATTTATGAGCTTAAGTGCTCCCCCGTGTGGTGAGGGAGTGGTGAGACAAGGCCTGCTTGACAACcattttatttccccctttcGAGGAGCTTAAGAGGGTGGATGAGCAAGAACTGGGAAGGAATCTGAGAGCTtatgcttggcattctctctaaAAGTGCCTGCTATTTTAACAACTCAATTCAAAGATAGTTCCTttaattctttctgttttctccatgtcGGAGCCATGAAATAATTCACTTCCTATTTCTGTCCTGGCTTCCACTTACCACCTCTCTCCCATAGGCATAGAAACTAGAATGCTTAAAAAAAGTTGTCCTAATGGGATGCTGAAGTCTCTAatgcagaaaatatttctttacaaataattaaaaatgactgtcattaggggcacctgggtggctcagtcgcgtaagtgtccgactttggcccaggtcatgatctcacggctcatgggtttgagccccgcatcaggctctgtgctgacacctcagagcctggagcctgcttcagattctgtgtctccctctctctctttctgcccctcccccgttcacactctgtctctctctccctctctcaaaaatgaataaacattaaaaaattgtttaaataaataaaaacgacTGTGGTTACTATTTATTGACTTCTTTTATGACCTAGGCTCAGTGGGAAGCACTTTACATTTTCTCATTGAATCCCATAGCAATCTTATCCCCAGTTCTGAGGAAAATAGTTAAAAAGATTAGTAAACTAACCAAGGTCTCAACAGTTGGAGAAGAGCCTGAATTCAGGCACAGGTCTATCCAACTCTATTTTCAGACATTTTACCATCACACTATCCTGTCTCTTACCACACACTTTCACATATCTGTTAAATGAGGTATATTTTCCTTTAACCCCATCCTCCCTCACAGAAACgctctcccggggcgcctgggtggcgcagtcggttgagcgtccgacttcagccaggtcacgatctcgcggtccgtgagttcgagccccgcgtcgggctctgggctgatggctcagagcctggagcctgcttccgattctgtgtctccctctctctctgcgcctcccccgttcatgctctgtctctctctgtcccaaaaataaataaacgttgaaaaaaaaattaaaaaataaataaataaataaaataaaaaaaaaagaaacgctctcccatcattttatttgttagCTCGCTTCCACAACAATGTATATTATGTAAGTGATACTAAAATTGTTATAGATggagtgacttttattttttaaatataccagaGAACCTTGGTTGAGGGTATTCTAAGTCTCACACTATGTTAAGGGCCTTATATGAATTACTTGAGGCTATTCTAAGTCTCACACTATGTTAAGGGCCTTATATGCATTACTTCATTTCATCATCAAAGCAAGTTTGTGAGATATATACTATTGTTCCCCactttattaataataaagtgGAATTTAAGTTAACTAGTTTTACCAAGTCTAGTAAATGAGAGAATGAAGACAGAGACCAAAGGCCATCCCATTGACAGAACAATTCAAATAGAACTATGGGGCACAATCACCGTTTGGCCTAAACTGGCTATAAATGTAACCTAGAGAGCCCATTTTCATATTATGACAGGCAAATCAAGTCACATCACAGAATTATGCTAAACCTAACACACATTAGATGTAGGTACATTTGATCTAAACCCATTTGTAATAATAATGAGGGCTAAAATTTTACGAATGCTTCCTGTGGTGTCAGGCATCATTTTAAGGAATAATTTActtgtattaattcatttaatcctcacaacaatccagTGAGGTAGATGATATTATTATGACcatttttcaggaagaaaaactgagattcagagaagttaggtaaccTGACTTAAGTCACACAATAAAAAGTTCAGACAAAATTAGGAAAACCTAggtaccattttgtttttttctgaaatgccATGAAAGTGGTGAAGGAATTTTGCTGTTTGCTTTACAAACTCGAACCATTTCTATGATTTATTATGGGGATGGGTgacatttgtttttgcttttttagagGAGGCATATGTTAGGTTGATGTTAGGTTGATGCCTTAAAGcagtaaaattagaaattatattttagtgaCCTAGAtctaaaattaagtttcttttgtattttgactTATAAAACTTTACATCACTTGAAAggcatttaggttttttttaaagaatgttgggTTTGAATATTATgcaatttgggggcgcctgggtgactcaaacATTCGactcgtggttttggctcaggtcatgaccttatgatttgtgagtttgagccctgcatctggctcatGCTGACAcaatggagcctgtttgggattctctctctctccctctctctctgtccctcccctgcttgcgctctctctctcaaaataagtaaacttaaaaaaaagaatagtatgcAATTTTGAATTTAAGAGAACAtaccaaaaatacatatttttgctCAGTTACTTATTAACACAAATTGTCCAATCTTAGAAATATAGAATGAGACTGCTTCCATCAGCCATGCAAACATCTTCACACTGTAGCTGTAATACCAtcagggaaaaaatagttttgtttgtttgtttgtttgtttaatatttcaACAATATTTCAAAACCTTCAGTAATCAGTTCTTGCCAGAAGGTGGCAGTGTTGTGCAGTTTAGGAACCCAAAATCTGGTAAATattgtgtttgtttatatttaataaaagtatacatattctttgaatgagggttttttttcatttccagatattataagaaaatttctaaaaatgttattattagtCTTAACATACTATTTTATTACAAACCTGGTCTAGGTAGTGAATTGTATAAGCCAAGACCTGCCAAATTCTAAGAGTTCAAACTGTGCATGCATTATCTGCTctaccaaaatgtttttaatttaatataatgtataaaCCCATGACAAATAGATCTAAAAATATGGATATGTTTATGCATTAAAATGACTCCCAACTCATAAAATCGCCTTTTCTGAAGATGCTAAGTAAAATCCTGTATTCTAAATTCTGATCCCAGCATTGTTTCATCTGAATGAATACTCATAATTGAGAAAGGTATTTGTATGACTTTAATCTATaacaaatggaatttaaatttgtTGGAATCTCCATATATTTCAGAGCTAAcattttttcctgtctcttttgaTTTCACAGGCCTTTTGTTTCTACTCTGGTAgaatgcaaacaaaaagaaataaaaagaaaaggcaaaagattGGGTAGATTGGGGGGTTGGGGTAGGTGGGAGGGTTGGAGCTTAAGGCAGGAGCAATACTAGAACAGAACTAACATATGgggtattttctgaaataaaaacttcaagTACTTTTGAGGCATATATCAATAAGGAtgacaatatttttataatatttgctgtattttattttattaaagatacATGCTTATTGTAAAACACTTGGAAAATATCTAACACAAAAAAATTACCTCACCACTTTACTCTGATTGGAAATGAGCACACTCAAGAATTTGAAGTTTCTTTCCAAATATCAGCAGCAAATTTCCAATTAAGGGAAAATCATCACTTTGCTTTTCCTGCCTCTGCTTAGCTGAGGATACAGATCTGGAATACATggctattttgtttatttttcttaagttcttatttgaattccagttcattaacatacaatgtaatattggtttcaggtgtacaatatagtgatttagcACTTCAtacagtacccagtgctcatcccaacaagtggactccttcatccccatcaatTCTTTCACCCATACTCCCCACTCAGCTCCCTTTTAGTAcctatcagtttgttctcggtagttaagagtctgtttcttggtttgcctctctatttttttctctactcctttgttttgtttcttaaattccacatatgaatgaaatcatatggtaattgtctttctttaaccaacttatttcacttagtataatactctagctccattcacgtccatgcaaacagcaagattttgTTGCAGGAAGTATGGCCGGAGTCACAAAAGATGAGTCCGCAAACAAaatgcagttaagtgaaggtctTCTTACTCGAGTCAGAATGAGGCCCCaactccagaatgaagcttctttttattaggataattgctaaagactacgTGCATAAAatcagctaagcaagtgtgttaatcaatctaatggtttagcttttcaaggttgaatttcgaGTTAATTGGTTTTTATATCACTAGGATGGGTCAGGTGTGAAGGAACATCTGGCCCTGGACAATATTAATGGCTCTAGACATTCCTTATGAGCCACAGCCATGTTCAGCTGTGgaaacatgtcctaaggccttacacctcctccagcccttcccttttgaagtcttttcctttgatgtttctctcctgcatctcccacaagatttcattcttttttatggctaatattccattatatatatacaccacatcttctttatccattcatctatcagtggaaacttgggctgtttccaggaTTTGCCTATTGTATGTAAGGCTGCCTTAAACATTGGCATGtaggtatccctttgaatcaatatttttgtattctttgggtaaatacctagtagtgcaattgctggattgtaggatagttctattttgaactttttgaggagcctccatactgttttccacagtggctgcaccagtttacattcctaccatcaGTGCAAGAGTATTTCCCTTTCACTAAATCTTCGCCAACTTCTGTTGGTTTTTCGATTGttgattttagcaattctgagAGGTATGAGGTGAAATCTCAttgtaggttttttgtttctgtttctgtttttgttttttgtatttctctgatgagagtaatgttgagcatcttttcatgtgtctgatgaccatctggatgtcttctttgaaaaaatgtctattcatgtattctgtccatttttaattagatcaTTCATTTTgtgagtgttgagttttgtaagttctttatgtattttggatactaaccctttatcagatatgtcatttgcaaatatctttatccattccataggttgcctttacattttggtgattgtttcctgtgctgtgcagaagcattttattttgatgaaatccaaatagatcatttttgtttttgattcccttacctcaggagacatatctaaaaataaG
The DNA window shown above is from Lynx canadensis isolate LIC74 chromosome X, mLynCan4.pri.v2, whole genome shotgun sequence and carries:
- the SATL1 gene encoding spermidine/spermine N(1)-acetyltransferase-like protein 1; its protein translation is MNQSGTNQSSLPDMNQPGMSQSGMSLFGMYQLDISQPNTSLLDMNQLSMKQPGMSQSGVRQGGTCHLGLRKPGPSQSGTSQSGMRQTDLSQFSISQPGPSQPGMKLPCSSQFSTSQLSLRQSGPSQTGMRQPGLRQFRMNQPGMRQPGWSQSGTSQAGTSKAGMNKPGPSQPGISQPGRSQSGMRQPRMNSFRVRPAEVHDCPEIMHLIKELVSCENMLDAVKLTVMNLLGDGFGNNPLFYCLIAEVHNQQKPSGKMTIGFAMYYFTYDPWIGKLVYLEDFYVIQAYQGLGIGAEMLKRLSQIAIRSQCNCMHFLVVIWNQASIDYYTHRGALDLSSEEGWHLFRFNRQELMDIAKEE